Proteins encoded in a region of the Cytobacillus pseudoceanisediminis genome:
- a CDS encoding DUF3905 domain-containing protein has product MTNKKNKDNKSIGIDETLPHQIEAPSFKDTGMKLQSPFKNSFGVTIGDSYYSSDSSPLENWSDETDPAVMAGEDWIHPTNDIGWNTSENKELLESKKPPQASPFMHPTKDVSRGTD; this is encoded by the coding sequence ATGACTAATAAAAAGAATAAAGATAACAAGAGCATTGGCATTGATGAGACACTTCCACATCAAATAGAAGCACCGAGCTTTAAAGACACAGGCATGAAACTTCAGTCGCCTTTCAAGAATTCTTTTGGCGTAACCATTGGGGACAGTTATTATTCTTCTGACAGTTCACCGCTGGAAAACTGGAGCGATGAAACAGATCCTGCAGTGATGGCAGGTGAGGATTGGATTCATCCGACAAATGATATCGGCTGGAATACATCGGAAAACAAAGAACTCCTTGAAAGCAAAAAGCCGCCTCAAGCCTCCCCATTCATGCATCCTACTAAAGATGTCAGCCGCGGTACGGATTAA
- a CDS encoding LutC/YkgG family protein yields MNGTIQNRDAFLSKIAGRLGREKVTGVERPKWSFNPQDAVLKEADADELLEALKTQCTKIHTDLVVTNADNLTETLKEIVAQYGGGPVVTWKDDRYRQFGLTPLFKEIWPKEKVEVYEWDFSEERRNIDYAEHANIGITVSEITLAESGTAVLFSSKDHGRTVSFLPAASIILIPKSTLVPRMTQAARIIRERVNSGQLAPSCINFITGPSNSADIEMNLVVGVHGPVRATYIVIEDL; encoded by the coding sequence GTGAATGGAACAATTCAGAATAGAGATGCTTTTTTAAGTAAAATTGCAGGCAGATTAGGCAGAGAAAAAGTTACTGGAGTGGAAAGACCAAAATGGAGCTTTAACCCGCAGGATGCAGTCTTGAAAGAAGCAGATGCTGATGAGCTTCTTGAAGCATTAAAGACACAGTGTACGAAAATCCACACTGATCTTGTTGTAACCAATGCTGACAATTTGACTGAAACGCTCAAGGAAATTGTAGCCCAATATGGCGGGGGGCCAGTTGTGACCTGGAAGGATGACCGCTATAGACAGTTTGGACTTACACCGCTATTTAAGGAAATTTGGCCAAAAGAGAAAGTGGAAGTATATGAGTGGGATTTTTCTGAAGAAAGAAGAAATATTGACTACGCAGAACATGCTAACATCGGAATTACGGTCAGTGAGATAACTCTGGCTGAATCCGGCACAGCAGTCTTGTTCAGCAGCAAAGATCACGGACGGACAGTCAGCTTTCTCCCTGCTGCTTCTATCATCCTTATTCCGAAGAGCACCCTGGTCCCGCGTATGACACAGGCTGCAAGGATCATTAGGGAAAGGGTAAACTCAGGGCAGCTGGCACCTTCCTGCATTAACTTCATTACTGGACCAAGCAACTCCGCTGATATTGAGATGAACCTCGTTGTTGGTGTACATGGGCCTGTAAGGGCTACGTATATTGTTATTGAAGATTTATAA
- a CDS encoding B12-binding domain-containing radical SAM protein: MKVIASTLNAKYIHTNIAIRYLKAYAQPDFDVELAEYTIKDPVMNIVTDLVRKKPDVIGFSCYIWNIEETIKVIKMIKKIDPSIHIAVGGPEVTYDVADWMNNVKEFDYIVIGEGEETFKQLLTELNGTMNMENVHGLAFRENGQVRINPQRNKLDLRELPSPFRFEEDIPHLSKRVTYIETSRGCPFSCQFCLSSIEVGVRYFDREKIKDDIRYLMRNGAKTLKFVDRTFNISRSYALEMFQFLIDEHLPGTVFQFEITADIMRPEVIEFLNKEAPAGLFRFEIGVQSTNDYTNELVMRKQNFNKLCRTVTMVKDGGKIDQHLDLIAGLPEEDYDSFKRTFNDVFAMRPEELQLGFLKMLRGTGLRLRAEEHQYIYMDHSPYEILGNNVLSFDDIIRIKQVEDVLEKYWNDHRMDATVEYLVTKVFPTPFDFFQEFGSYWEQKGWSRIGHQLEDLFKRLFEFLQSKNIADLEIAEGLMKLDYISKQKYKPRKPWWQPSFEKSERSKLYQSLLENPIQLGEDFLSLQLNEKEIYKHTLSERLSFDIEKYIKDGIIEKRDSVLLAYFDSSSEKVSIFTGPIHD, translated from the coding sequence ATGAAAGTTATCGCCAGTACGCTTAATGCCAAATACATTCATACAAATATAGCGATCCGCTATCTAAAGGCATATGCTCAGCCTGATTTCGATGTGGAATTAGCCGAATATACAATTAAAGATCCGGTAATGAATATCGTTACAGATCTGGTCCGCAAAAAACCTGATGTGATCGGATTCAGCTGCTATATATGGAATATCGAAGAGACCATTAAGGTCATTAAAATGATTAAAAAGATTGACCCCTCCATTCATATTGCAGTCGGAGGACCTGAAGTAACATATGATGTTGCGGATTGGATGAACAATGTAAAAGAATTTGATTACATTGTTATCGGTGAAGGTGAGGAAACGTTCAAACAGCTGCTTACAGAGCTGAATGGCACAATGAATATGGAAAATGTGCATGGTCTTGCTTTCAGGGAAAATGGCCAGGTTCGTATTAATCCTCAGCGGAATAAGCTGGATTTGCGCGAGCTGCCCTCGCCATTCCGCTTTGAAGAAGATATTCCCCACCTTTCTAAACGGGTCACTTATATAGAAACCAGCCGGGGATGCCCATTCAGCTGCCAGTTTTGCCTTTCCTCTATTGAAGTAGGCGTGCGATACTTTGACAGGGAAAAAATTAAGGACGACATCCGATATTTAATGAGGAATGGCGCAAAAACCCTTAAATTTGTGGACCGCACATTCAACATAAGCCGCAGTTATGCCTTGGAGATGTTCCAATTTTTAATTGATGAACATCTGCCTGGTACTGTCTTTCAATTTGAGATCACTGCCGACATCATGAGACCTGAAGTGATTGAATTTCTAAACAAGGAAGCTCCAGCAGGATTATTCCGATTTGAAATTGGTGTGCAATCTACAAACGACTATACAAATGAATTGGTCATGAGGAAGCAGAACTTTAACAAGCTTTGCCGAACAGTCACAATGGTAAAGGATGGAGGGAAAATTGACCAGCATCTTGACTTAATTGCCGGACTTCCTGAGGAAGATTATGATTCATTCAAAAGAACATTCAACGATGTATTTGCAATGCGGCCGGAAGAGCTCCAGCTCGGCTTCTTAAAAATGCTGAGAGGCACCGGGCTTCGCTTGAGAGCAGAAGAACATCAATATATTTATATGGACCATTCTCCATATGAAATACTTGGAAATAATGTTTTGTCCTTTGATGACATCATTCGCATTAAACAGGTTGAAGATGTATTAGAGAAATATTGGAATGATCATAGAATGGATGCGACTGTTGAATATTTAGTTACAAAAGTATTTCCGACTCCATTCGATTTCTTCCAGGAATTCGGCAGTTATTGGGAACAAAAAGGATGGTCCAGAATTGGCCATCAGCTTGAGGATCTTTTCAAACGGCTTTTTGAATTCCTGCAGTCAAAAAACATTGCTGATTTGGAGATAGCAGAAGGCCTTATGAAGCTTGACTATATTTCAAAACAAAAATACAAGCCAAGAAAACCCTGGTGGCAGCCAAGCTTTGAAAAATCCGAGAGATCAAAGCTTTACCAGTCTCTGCTTGAAAATCCAATCCAGCTGGGAGAAGACTTCTTAAGCCTTCAGCTGAATGAAAAAGAAATATACAAACATACCTTAAGTGAAAGATTATCTTTTGATATTGAAAAATATATTAAGGATGGAATAATTGAAAAGAGAGACTCAGTTTTGCTTGCCTATTTCGACTCAAGCTCAGAAAAAGTTTCCATCTTTACTGGCCCTATACATGATTGA
- a CDS encoding TrkH family potassium uptake protein, whose product MWKDVRNWLDKLTPAQVISGYYLLAVSVSVLLLRIPAVHKPGVEVAFIDTVFTAVSAVSVTGLSVVDISETYSVFGYFVIMFILQFGGIGIMALGTFFWLLLGRKIGLRGRRLIMVDHNQYALSGLVNLVKEIIKIILVIETLGALILGFHFLKYYPAWDEAFLHALFASVSATTNGGMDITGASLKPYAGDYFVQLINIILITLGAIGFPVLIELKQYLFRNKWDQEPSFRFSLFAKLTTVTYAALLVFGTVILLIMEFNQYFKGMNWHESFFYAFFQSATTRSGGLSTMDVNEFTMPTLIIMSILMFIGASPSSVGGGIRTTTFAVNILFIYHFAKGNRDIKIFKREIHEDDILKSLAITLLAIGMCFFSVVILSITEKQMELIEIIFEVCSAFGTTGLSLGITPELSMIGKCIIMALMFIGRIGLTSFLFIIGGKEKQPNFHYPKERVIIG is encoded by the coding sequence ATGTGGAAAGACGTAAGAAATTGGCTGGATAAACTGACACCTGCCCAAGTAATATCCGGATATTATTTATTGGCAGTATCTGTATCGGTACTTTTATTAAGAATACCGGCTGTACATAAACCAGGAGTGGAGGTTGCATTTATTGATACAGTTTTCACGGCTGTCAGTGCAGTGAGTGTAACCGGTCTGTCAGTGGTTGATATATCGGAAACATACAGTGTTTTTGGTTATTTTGTCATCATGTTCATCCTTCAGTTTGGCGGGATAGGGATCATGGCGCTAGGCACATTCTTTTGGCTCCTGCTGGGCCGTAAGATTGGATTAAGAGGGCGTCGCCTCATCATGGTCGATCATAATCAGTATGCCTTGTCCGGCCTAGTCAATTTAGTAAAAGAAATCATTAAAATTATATTGGTGATTGAAACGCTTGGTGCGCTCATATTGGGTTTTCATTTTCTTAAATATTATCCTGCATGGGATGAAGCATTCCTGCATGCGCTGTTCGCATCTGTCAGTGCTACAACCAACGGGGGCATGGATATAACAGGAGCCTCTCTTAAACCATATGCCGGTGATTATTTCGTGCAGCTGATCAATATTATTCTGATTACTTTAGGAGCTATAGGTTTTCCTGTTCTTATCGAATTAAAGCAATATCTATTTAGGAATAAATGGGACCAGGAACCATCTTTTCGCTTTTCCTTATTTGCAAAATTGACGACCGTTACATATGCCGCCCTTCTTGTGTTTGGTACCGTTATTTTGCTCATCATGGAGTTTAATCAATATTTCAAAGGCATGAACTGGCATGAAAGCTTCTTTTATGCATTTTTCCAATCCGCTACCACCCGGAGCGGCGGGTTATCAACCATGGATGTTAATGAGTTTACAATGCCTACTCTCATTATAATGAGTATTTTAATGTTCATTGGGGCATCACCAAGTTCTGTCGGCGGGGGCATCAGGACGACTACATTTGCTGTGAATATCCTCTTTATATATCACTTTGCCAAAGGAAATCGGGATATAAAAATATTTAAAAGAGAAATTCATGAAGATGATATTCTGAAATCCCTTGCTATCACTTTGCTTGCTATTGGAATGTGTTTTTTCTCTGTTGTTATTCTAAGCATTACAGAAAAGCAGATGGAGCTTATTGAAATTATTTTCGAGGTCTGTTCAGCTTTTGGTACCACGGGTCTGTCGTTAGGAATCACACCGGAATTATCAATGATCGGGAAATGTATCATAATGGCCTTAATGTTTATTGGAAGAATTGGATTAACTTCCTTCTTATTTATTATAGGCGGCAAAGAAAAACAGCCGAATTTTCATTATCCTAAAGAGCGCGTTATTATTGGCTAA
- a CDS encoding hemolysin XhlA family protein has translation MKETVNENMYDKEIAEIKGDLRDIENRVNNLEKITTRQDQQIISINEKLNKIDENTTWIKRTITAAIITAISTGIIGGAIAIFYNVLRGGQ, from the coding sequence TTGAAGGAGACGGTTAATGAAAATATGTACGACAAAGAAATAGCAGAAATAAAAGGGGATCTTAGAGATATTGAGAATCGGGTGAACAATCTTGAAAAAATTACAACTCGACAGGATCAACAAATTATTTCAATAAATGAAAAGCTAAATAAAATTGACGAAAATACAACATGGATAAAAAGAACAATTACAGCAGCCATTATCACAGCAATCAGTACTGGAATCATTGGGGGAGCGATTGCAATTTTTTATAATGTTTTAAGAGGGGGACAATGA
- a CDS encoding helix-turn-helix transcriptional regulator produces MNINNKELKKYIPIANLIAKTFGRNCEVVIHDLTVPQNSVIYAVNNHVTGRKVGQAFDHLVKQVLLSSKFENDYLANYKIRTDDGKEIKSSTALIRDSNEKVIGALCVNYSLESMIHFKEFLDDFMGIGQDEEEKEKENVELMENVVEIADDLIDRIIANYGTEELKRKEKIKLIKFMDEKGIFLIKGSVDKVAEKLGISKVTVYSYLDEIKKTID; encoded by the coding sequence ATGAATATCAATAATAAAGAATTAAAAAAGTACATCCCAATCGCTAATTTAATCGCAAAGACCTTTGGACGGAATTGTGAGGTCGTCATTCATGACTTAACCGTTCCTCAAAACTCAGTGATTTACGCTGTTAATAATCATGTAACAGGAAGAAAAGTTGGACAGGCTTTCGATCACCTAGTGAAGCAAGTGCTTCTATCTAGTAAATTTGAGAACGATTATTTGGCAAATTATAAAATACGTACCGACGATGGAAAGGAAATAAAATCATCTACAGCTTTAATTAGAGATTCGAACGAAAAAGTTATTGGGGCACTTTGTGTTAATTATAGTTTGGAAAGCATGATTCATTTTAAGGAATTTCTAGATGATTTTATGGGTATTGGACAAGATGAGGAAGAAAAAGAAAAAGAAAATGTGGAACTTATGGAAAATGTAGTAGAAATTGCAGACGATTTAATAGATCGCATTATTGCCAATTACGGAACCGAAGAGTTAAAAAGAAAAGAAAAAATTAAATTAATCAAGTTTATGGATGAGAAAGGGATATTTCTAATCAAAGGATCTGTAGATAAAGTGGCAGAAAAGCTTGGTATTTCAAAAGTTACCGTATACAGTTATTTGGATGAAATAAAAAAAACAATTGACTGA
- a CDS encoding (Fe-S)-binding protein translates to MKVSLFATCLVDMFQGNAGKAAVELLERLGCEIDFPDAQVCCGQPAYNSGYVKESKEAMKRMITAFEHAEYVVSPSGSCAYMFQEYPHVFKGDSVWEPRAKKLAEKTYELTQFIVEVLNVDDVGAKLKGKATFHTSCHMTRLLGVREAPMRLLKNVKGLEFEELPGKEQCCGFGGTFSVKMAQISEQMVDEKVGHIEETEAEILIGADAGCLMNIGGRIGRQGKPIRVMHIAEVLNCR, encoded by the coding sequence ATGAAGGTAAGTCTTTTTGCAACATGTCTGGTAGATATGTTTCAGGGAAATGCAGGCAAGGCAGCTGTTGAACTGCTAGAACGCCTGGGATGTGAAATAGATTTTCCGGATGCACAGGTCTGCTGCGGCCAGCCTGCCTACAACAGCGGCTATGTGAAGGAATCAAAGGAAGCTATGAAAAGGATGATCACAGCATTTGAACATGCAGAATATGTTGTTTCCCCTTCTGGATCTTGCGCTTATATGTTTCAGGAGTATCCTCATGTTTTTAAAGGTGACTCTGTGTGGGAACCCAGAGCAAAAAAGCTTGCCGAAAAAACATACGAACTTACTCAATTTATTGTTGAAGTTCTAAACGTTGACGATGTAGGTGCAAAATTAAAAGGAAAGGCCACCTTTCATACATCCTGCCATATGACCAGGCTTCTTGGAGTGAGAGAAGCACCTATGAGATTATTAAAAAATGTGAAGGGTCTGGAATTCGAAGAGCTTCCCGGCAAGGAGCAATGCTGCGGTTTTGGCGGTACTTTCTCTGTGAAAATGGCTCAAATATCTGAACAAATGGTAGATGAGAAGGTTGGACATATAGAGGAGACAGAAGCAGAAATTCTCATTGGAGCTGACGCGGGGTGCCTGATGAATATTGGAGGCAGGATCGGTAGGCAGGGAAAGCCAATAAGGGTTATGCATATTGCTGAAGTGTTAAATTGCCGCTAA
- a CDS encoding N-acetylmuramoyl-L-alanine amidase yields MVKLFIDPGHGGTDPGAVGNGLQEKNLTLQIATRIKDILTLEYDNISIRMSRTGDQTVSLSERTNAANAWGADYFLSVHINAGGGTGYEDYVYPGVGAPTSTYQNNIHAEVIKLVDYYDRGKKQANFHVLRETLMPALLTENGFIDNANDATKLKSSTFIENLARGHVNGIVKSFNLPKKSSAVYHTVVSGDTVYSLSRTYGSTIQQVRDWNNLDADYTIYVGQRLRVK; encoded by the coding sequence ATGGTAAAACTTTTTATTGATCCAGGTCACGGCGGCACTGATCCAGGTGCAGTAGGAAATGGTCTTCAGGAAAAGAATTTAACACTTCAAATCGCTACACGTATAAAAGATATTCTAACCCTTGAATATGATAATATTTCCATCCGTATGAGCCGAACTGGAGATCAAACAGTATCTTTATCTGAGCGTACAAATGCTGCCAATGCATGGGGAGCTGATTACTTCTTGTCAGTTCATATTAATGCAGGCGGGGGAACAGGATATGAAGACTATGTTTATCCAGGAGTTGGAGCACCTACGTCCACCTACCAAAACAATATTCATGCTGAAGTAATTAAGTTGGTAGATTATTATGATCGCGGTAAAAAGCAGGCAAACTTCCATGTACTTCGTGAAACATTGATGCCTGCTTTGTTAACTGAAAATGGATTTATTGACAATGCCAATGATGCAACAAAGTTAAAATCAAGCACATTTATTGAAAATTTAGCCCGTGGACATGTTAATGGAATTGTGAAGAGCTTTAATCTTCCCAAGAAGAGTTCAGCGGTCTACCACACTGTTGTATCTGGAGATACTGTATATTCTTTAAGCAGAACCTATGGGAGCACAATCCAGCAGGTCCGGGATTGGAACAATCTTGATGCAGACTATACTATCTATGTTGGTCAGCGCTTACGTGTCAAATAA
- a CDS encoding LutB/LldF family L-lactate oxidation iron-sulfur protein: MAMKIGTNDFKDRVDSGISNSFMRGAVSGAQERLQTRRLDAAAELGNWEEWRSLSEEIRQHVLENLDFYLYQLSENVAKRGGHVYFAETAEEASAYIREVIEKKNARKVVKSKSMVTEEIHLNASLEEAGCQVIETDLGEYILQVDDHDPPSHIVAPALHKNKEQIRDVFAEKLNYQNTEKPEELAWHAREMLRHEYLTADVGITGCNFAVAETGSITLVTNEGNADLVTALPKTQITVMGMERLVPTYEEMEVLVSMLTRSAVGQKLTSYITVLTGPKEELDVDGPEEFHLVIVDNGRSSILGGEFHSILQCIRCAACVNVCPVYRHVGGHSYGSIYSGPIGAVLSPLLGGYDDYKELPYASTLCGACTEACPVKIPLHELLHKHRQVIVEKEGRAPISEKMTMKAFGLGAASPSLYKLGSKLAPAAMNPFTAGDKITKGPGPLKAWTEIRDFPAPNKERFRDWFKNRPKGGGQQ; this comes from the coding sequence ATGGCTATGAAAATAGGAACAAACGACTTTAAGGATCGTGTAGATTCCGGAATAAGCAATTCCTTTATGAGAGGGGCAGTTTCAGGTGCACAGGAAAGGCTTCAGACAAGAAGGCTAGACGCTGCAGCAGAACTTGGAAATTGGGAAGAATGGCGGTCGCTTTCAGAAGAAATTCGCCAGCATGTACTGGAAAATCTTGATTTTTACTTATACCAGCTCAGCGAAAATGTAGCTAAAAGGGGAGGGCACGTTTATTTTGCTGAAACTGCTGAAGAAGCCTCTGCCTATATACGGGAAGTAATTGAAAAGAAGAATGCAAGAAAAGTAGTTAAATCAAAATCGATGGTAACCGAAGAGATTCATTTAAATGCCTCACTGGAAGAGGCCGGATGCCAGGTCATTGAAACTGATTTGGGGGAATACATCCTTCAGGTAGACGACCATGATCCCCCTTCACATATAGTGGCGCCTGCCCTTCATAAGAATAAAGAGCAGATTCGGGATGTTTTTGCAGAAAAATTGAACTATCAGAACACAGAAAAGCCGGAAGAACTTGCGTGGCATGCGAGAGAAATGCTGCGCCACGAATACTTAACCGCCGATGTTGGCATTACGGGCTGCAATTTCGCTGTTGCTGAAACCGGTTCAATCACATTAGTGACTAATGAAGGCAATGCAGATCTTGTCACTGCCTTGCCTAAGACGCAAATTACGGTAATGGGCATGGAAAGGCTGGTCCCGACTTACGAGGAAATGGAAGTGCTTGTAAGCATGCTGACAAGGAGCGCTGTTGGACAAAAGCTTACGAGCTATATTACTGTTCTGACAGGTCCAAAAGAAGAACTCGATGTCGATGGTCCTGAAGAATTCCACCTGGTTATAGTGGACAATGGCCGCTCTTCGATTTTAGGAGGAGAGTTTCACTCCATTCTCCAATGTATCCGCTGTGCTGCTTGTGTAAATGTTTGTCCCGTATATAGGCATGTTGGCGGTCATTCCTACGGATCCATCTATTCAGGCCCGATTGGAGCGGTCCTGTCACCCCTTTTAGGCGGCTATGATGATTATAAGGAATTGCCTTATGCATCAACACTTTGCGGAGCCTGCACGGAAGCCTGTCCAGTCAAAATCCCTCTTCATGAACTTCTTCATAAACACCGGCAGGTAATTGTCGAAAAAGAAGGAAGAGCTCCCATATCGGAAAAGATGACCATGAAGGCTTTTGGACTGGGAGCAGCTTCACCGTCCCTTTACAAACTGGGGTCAAAGCTGGCACCGGCAGCCATGAATCCATTTACCGCAGGCGACAAAATTACAAAGGGACCAGGCCCATTAAAGGCCTGGACAGAAATCAGGGATTTTCCAGCTCCTAATAAAGAAAGATTTCGCGATTGGTTCAAAAATCGGCCAAAAGGAGGCGGACAGCAGTGA
- a CDS encoding hemolysin XhlA family protein: MTNEAETMDLWKTSVKKDIEEMKGDIRRLQDKTLLQDQIIQNIQGDLKEIKEDTKWLKRTITNAIIMSVFTAIIGGGIAIIFTVFKG; the protein is encoded by the coding sequence GTGACAAATGAGGCGGAAACAATGGATTTATGGAAGACATCTGTAAAGAAAGACATTGAAGAAATGAAAGGTGATATTCGCCGGCTACAGGATAAAACACTCTTACAAGACCAAATAATCCAGAACATCCAAGGTGACTTAAAGGAAATTAAAGAAGATACTAAATGGCTAAAAAGAACAATTACAAATGCCATTATTATGTCCGTTTTCACTGCTATAATTGGCGGCGGTATTGCAATTATCTTTACAGTGTTTAAAGGTTAG
- a CDS encoding CdaR family transcriptional regulator, with product MLLPDLAEKIIAEVRQFLQEDIIVANTCGVIIASTDAGRIGSFHEGALICIKNKEKLIITREDQSRLQGVKAGINLPIFFKGETVGVIGITGNPDKISPFAEIIRKLTELFISESYFAEQLDWQARALEGFMFDWLQAKEWDPAFKERAHLLKINLAVDRQVSIAEFRQNSQLLHRDLWNRILSWREAGPHDILIRWGNNRIVLLAGASSAQKENLIREKVTRFHRFLENLLAAEVSMGTGKPLPPFCLSESFMQAERALKIAKDRGTIIFDQDLTIEMIFDDLSPETKKDFVERTIGTFMNEQDLMVTLQELFRQNHSLKNTAEALHIHINTLHYRLKKISDLSGLYTSNLNDLMKLFIAVKLLDEGTKNN from the coding sequence ATGTTGTTGCCTGACCTGGCTGAAAAAATTATAGCTGAAGTGCGTCAGTTTCTTCAGGAAGATATCATAGTTGCCAATACCTGCGGGGTAATCATTGCAAGTACAGATGCAGGCAGAATAGGCAGTTTTCATGAAGGCGCACTGATTTGCATAAAAAATAAAGAAAAGCTGATTATTACCAGGGAGGATCAGTCTCGCCTTCAAGGTGTAAAAGCCGGCATTAACCTGCCGATCTTTTTTAAAGGAGAAACAGTTGGCGTAATTGGCATAACCGGAAATCCCGATAAAATTTCCCCATTCGCAGAAATCATCCGCAAGCTTACAGAGTTATTTATCAGTGAAAGTTACTTTGCAGAGCAGCTCGATTGGCAGGCTCGTGCACTGGAAGGTTTTATGTTTGACTGGCTGCAGGCAAAAGAATGGGATCCCGCATTCAAAGAACGGGCTCATCTTCTGAAAATTAATCTGGCTGTGGACAGACAGGTTTCTATCGCAGAATTCAGGCAAAATAGCCAATTGCTTCATAGGGATCTTTGGAATAGGATATTATCCTGGAGGGAAGCTGGCCCTCATGATATTCTGATCCGCTGGGGCAATAACCGGATAGTGCTTTTAGCTGGAGCTTCTTCAGCACAAAAAGAGAACCTGATAAGAGAAAAGGTCACTCGCTTTCATCGTTTTCTTGAGAACCTTCTGGCCGCTGAAGTAAGTATGGGCACCGGTAAACCACTGCCTCCCTTCTGCCTGTCCGAATCGTTTATGCAGGCAGAACGTGCTTTAAAAATTGCAAAAGACCGTGGCACCATAATTTTTGACCAGGACTTGACCATTGAAATGATTTTTGATGACCTCTCACCAGAAACTAAAAAGGACTTTGTAGAAAGAACAATTGGGACATTCATGAATGAACAGGATCTTATGGTAACCCTTCAGGAACTTTTCAGGCAAAATCACTCTTTGAAAAATACTGCTGAAGCATTGCATATACATATTAACACCCTTCATTACAGACTCAAGAAAATATCGGATCTATCCGGCCTATACACATCAAATCTGAATGATTTAATGAAATTATTCATTGCGGTAAAACTTTTAGATGAAGGTACAAAAAACAATTAA
- a CDS encoding phage holin — protein sequence MINWKIRFKNPVFLAQLFLAFFAPILGYYGLTAQDLTTWGSVFNLLVGAYSNPYVLLLIVVSVWNALNDPTTKGIEDSQQAKRYQWPK from the coding sequence ATGATCAACTGGAAGATTCGCTTTAAAAATCCTGTATTTCTAGCACAGTTATTTCTAGCTTTTTTTGCACCAATACTAGGATACTATGGTTTGACTGCACAGGACCTCACTACTTGGGGTTCTGTTTTTAATTTGCTGGTCGGAGCTTATTCTAATCCATATGTTTTACTGCTGATAGTGGTGAGTGTGTGGAATGCTTTAAATGATCCTACAACAAAAGGAATAGAGGATAGTCAACAAGCAAAACGTTATCAATGGCCTAAATAA